The genomic segment TGTGATGGCTGGTGCTGTCCTTTAGCTCCAGGCTGTGGTAGATCACATCATGTATAGAATCTAGGAAAATTACataacctttaataataataaatttgatTGGGGGCAGGAAGCCCCCTCATGTTTGTATCATTTTGTATATTTGAATATAAGATCACTAGTTTTGTCACCACAAAAGTGAAAAAACAATAAGAGAAAATGAGAAAAGGAAAATGtagataaaaaaatataataatttctaATAGAATTTATGTTAGCCTGGATCCTTCTGCTTGAAATTATGATAAATATCCTAATAGTACGATACATATACAATACAAATAATGTAATGTGCTCTAACTTCACATACAAAAGGATCACCTGATATAAATCAATAATtcacctgtttttttttttaaattatactTTTGGTAATGACAATTAATTTATAAGAACAATATTATAGCTAAGTACTGTACATTTTTGCTTTCAAAAGCAGAAAGACCCGCTTTTAAGTTTCCCTCAAATTTCTTTGATTACACAAGCATGCAATAATGAGAAACACTGTTTACACTAACAAAGTtacaaagtaagtaagtaattatcaaaagaaggcaccaaaccaggaaggctatgtagcaacaAAGTTACAAAGAATAAATACAGTATAAAGTATAACTCACCTCTTCATTTTTTGGGGAACATCCTGTATCAATAACAATTTTCATTACCTTGTCAAGTGGGTTTGGATTTCCATTTCCATTTGATTCTATATGACACTGATCTTGCAGAAGGTCATAAATCTGTTTATAACCAGAATCTTGCATTTGTCTAATAAGACCACTATGCACCTTTGTATCCGGAAACTTGTAATCGCTCCAATGTTTTCTTAAATATTGCAGCAATGACCCAATTCCAAGTCTTTTATTTGCTATAAGTCTAGAAAATGTTTCTGGAAAAGTGTATGAGCACAAAAGAGATTGTTTATAGGCATTGTCTGGAGACACGTTACAAACACCTTCTTTGAGGTGTTTGCGGAGACAACTGGCAGTGAACTGTGGTTCTGCACAAACACAACAAATGTACAAGACTTTGTGTTTCTGCAGATGTTTTTTCAGTGTTCTGTAGCGTAAGGGTTCCATATCACAAACCTTATACTGGACGGGTGGATTAGAATCATTAAAGCCATGATTAGCTATGTGTTTACTAGCCAATAAACGCTTACCAAATATTTTACCACATATTGGGCACTGATAGACAAGACCTTGCTTGTTTTGTTCCTGGTTCTTTCTCCTTAGGCAAAACATGTACTTCATCCCCTCTTCGTTGCGATGGGCAAGATATATGTGACTTTTAAGAGAATTTGAAGTACTATATGGCCTTTGGCATAACTTACAAATATGTCTACTTGGATTGTGTGTTTCCAAATGATCTCTATAATGGGCTTTAATTCGAGCTCTAAAATCACATTTATCACAGGCATAAAGATTTTGTGTATGATTACGGTAATGGGAATAAAGTGCACCAACATGTGTGGTTGCAAAGTCACAATCTGGACAACTGAATGCTTTTTTGGACATATGCTTGGCACAGTGCCTTCTGCATGACAACAATGTCCTAAACAGAACCTTACATTCTCGACACGCATACATCACCATTCCCCGTTTATCAGGTGGTACTCTGTCTGGGCAAATTCTGTCAATAATACTATCCACAAAGCTCAAGTCAATCTGAGCTATCCACTTGTGAAGTCGCTCTTGTTGTCTAGGATTAGAGAAAAGTGGCAAGGTAGGAATCGAGTGCAGCAAAGGTGGTCCACCTGCATTTGGTAGCACTGTCTGATCTGTTCCTGCATTACTTGATAATGCAGGAGAATTAGCATTTGCACTAGGAATTAATTTGGGAACTTGTATAAACTTTGTATCGCCTGTTGTGGGGTTGTCGTTGGCATCAGTAGCCTGATTCCTTTCCTGTTGACTTTGTTCAAAGCAATCTTCATTTGATCTGTAAAATAAGGTAAAAGTACCAATGAGGTGTTTTTTTCATAATTAGCAAAAATTAATGCCTATACCTATACTATATACCTATATACAATGCCTATACTCAATACCTATACATCACATAGCTCAAAACAACATACAGTATAGGAATCTGACATTTACTATGAACTTtttatgatgtggtggaggcagactccatacacagtttcaaatgatagagcccaataggctcaggaatctgtgcaccagttgagtGCTGGATGAGATacaggactaaagagccaaagctcaacctctgcaCGCACAATTAGATGATTACAAGACCCCCAACCAGGAGCCTGCagataccaggggccagattcacgaaagcatttacacaagtacttacgaacgtgtacatctttcctcaatctttgacggctttggttacatttatgaaacagtttacaagcatgaaaacttgccaatcaactgttattgttataaacagcctcctggtgcttcagagctcattaactgtttaataattgtaaacaaagctgccaaagattgagacaagatgtacaggttcgcaagtgcttgcgtaagtgcttttgtgaatctggccccaggacgccAGTGCAAGGCACATGTCACGCCATGAAAAAACCAAATGCCATAGTTAAAGGCCATTGCTAGGCATGGGGACACCTACCAACATGGAACAAAGGACAAGGTTACAGAAGAGACTACATGGGCTCAAGAACCTGAGATGCCACTGCGAGCTGACAATCCAAGTGGATTGCATAAAATCTCACCACTGCCCCCCACAGGAATGGGGCAAACAACAGGGAGCACAAATGCCAAATCCCTGGCAGCATTTACATGACATAACCCTGAATGTTGAAactccccacacaccagacaggaAAAAAAGCCACCCATATGGCCCTGAAGCATCAAGCTGAGGTACCTGTACACAAAACCTGTCTCTCCATCCACACCTTATTAAAGAATGGGCCTCAACTTCAAGGCCTTACCACCAGATCCATGTGGTCACATGCTGTCATAATGATTACTGAACCTGAGAACACACAAAAGTGAGGCACAAAACAAGCAAGTGCAGCGAAAAGAAATGGAAGAACCACAGGCCCTCCTGCACTGGATTAAGTGTAAAGGAAGACCCAGACTTGTCTGTACTGGGCTCAGAAGAGCAACAAATTACTGTCTGGAGAGTGTGGTACCAGGTGTATGAATTACTTGGGTGGCTGGCCAGAACTCTCTAGTCACTGTGGCTGCCACCTGGAAGCAAGAGTGTCATTAACTAGCAGGTGGATCTAGACAATAAGTGTTTATATAGTTCAAATCAGGGTAACGAATGTTGTCCAAGCTGTTGCTTGTTTTGGAGCACTTTCCTGTtcagttttttgtttgttttgtttttcagtgATGTGGTGACTTTCCAATACAGTTTCTCTATTGAGGGGACAAGAATCCTGTCCAAGTCAAAGGTGGAGCTCATGCTTCATTAGAGACTGGTATGGTACAAAGAGTATAACAGTTTCCTGGTGGGTAGCTTAAGAAACTATCGAGGGGGCCCTCCCAAACTGTAAGATTACATTCTCCACAGTCCATACTCTCCCTTGAAAAAACATACTTAGCAATTTTAAGAATTAAGATAAACTTTCAttataatatactgtactgtaaatgcTAAATTATTAATGCTGTAAGATACAAAGTAATATACAATGACCATATATTAGCCAAAACATACGTTACTGAGGAGCCCGACATGTACTCACTTGGCACCGCAGAGCAGCGCGTCAACTTTTGGTGGTCTTCCTCGCTTCCTTTTACCGCCTTCACTGGGTTTGGATTTAATTTTTGTTGTATAATATTTATATCCCTTCCACTCCTCTTCCATGTCTTCTTCAACTACATTTCCTTGGTGCAAGTCAAAATTTCTGTCATCATAACTATCTCCAAGTATTGGTTCCTTCATTTTACCTTGTGATGGAGGAGGAACTGCAAACCTTTCAACACTTGTATGACTTAACTGTTCAAGACTGGTCTGCCACATACAACACCTATGTTTGTCAAACTGTCGCTGCTTCAAGAAAGTTTTTCTACAATCAAGGCATACAATGCCATTTCCTTCAATTTTAAATCGattttcttttgttgcttctataTTATGCTCTTGAGTAGACAACATGTCTTTTTTTCTTGGTCTACCCAACTTTCGCTTATTTGGTCTTTTGTGCACAACTAGCGCCTCACAACCACCTTCAGGATTCATCTGTGAACCATTACATCCTTCCACCTCAAGACAGTTACCCGATCCTTGTGAAGTTGTTTCCACACTCAGGGTCAGCCGAGGGCGAAACAGTTGATCAGCGTCATTTAGCACATCTGCACTTTCATTGCATGATGACAATGATGTAAACTCCCATACACTTTGATTGACATTATCTAAATTGCCAGGATGACAAGTAGAAATGTGATTTAAGATTTCAACCTGTGACTGGGCAAATTTCTTACACTGACGACAGACAAACACCTGACTGCCCTGAATACCGGAAGATCCTTGATATCCTGCAAGCAAAAGCAACAAAAGAGTAAAGATTTTCATATATGGCACATTGTGTTTGTCAGAATTGGATTAACTATAAAACACTATGTTTAATGATATAATCCACACATGAAAGAATACAAAATACAGTATCAAGAAAACAAGTTTACTCACCTCCAGCAACCAAAGTAAAGGTATTATCAGCATTTAGCAGTAATGTATATAAGCCAGGAGCAGAGGCGTATGTTAAGTCTGAACCATCATTGCTTCCAGATCCAACTTCAGTATTACTTACAAAATCAATTCCTTCATTTAATATTGTTGATTCACTAACAGGCTGCTGAATTTTGTGAATGTCAGTCTCTGAGGTTGTCCCTTCAACATGTGTTGAGATACTCTCCCCACTAATACCAACTGCAGTGCTAGTGTGACCCCCAGTATTACACCAACTATCAGGGTTTTGATCAATTCTGTTAGCTGATACAACACCGTTACTCACTTTGGTCATATTTATggttgctgctgccgctgctgctgctgttgtaccaTTACCAGAATCAATATCCCCTCCATTACTGTATAGTGCAGCTTGGTGGTCTGCTTGGGTCATAATCCGAGGCACAATTTCCATAGCTGTCTCGCCATCAAACATAACATCAGCCACAGTGTTGGCTGCACATACTGTCTTGTTACTACCCACAATAAAAGTGCCATCGTTAGCTCCAGCGGCCATCACAGTACCCACTCCTGAACTATTACCATTGATAGAATCTAAAGACTCAAAAATGTTTGCAATATTTTTATTCTTAGACCTTATTGTGACTGTATCCCTAACATCAGTAGAACTAGTAGTTATGGTATTACtagtatttgttaaaattccatcaTTGTTCGATATTACTCTTGTTTCATCGTCAACTAATACACAGCCATTTGTCGatttatcaaaattattttgtGTAGAAATACTTAAAGATCTACGCTCAAAATTTGATTCACTAGAAGAAGACacagctttcagaactttgcttcCTTGACTTAATTTAGTTTTCTCAGCATTTAAGTTACTAGTAATGTTTACAGTGTTATTGGCAATGTTTTCTATATTAGTATACTGATCAGAATTTTCACACAATAAATTGTCCACACTATTTGTAGAATTTGTACTTGATAAACGTCCTTCAGAATTACAGACACGAATATAATTGCTATCAACATTACCCATTAATTTTCCATTTCTAGCATTGTCTTCAATGCCACTTTGTATATAATTAACAGGTATGCTTGTTTCCATAGGCTGCGCTGTGATACCATCTATTATAACTGAAAGATTCGAAGTAGTAGTCATAGAAGAGTTTGCGTAATATTCTGGAAGGCAATCCTGAGTCTCGGTAAAATCTTGGCCATTTAACTCACAAATCAAGCTTGTTACTTCCCTTTCATTAGAGTATAACCTGGGTGTTGTTTCCCTTGCTATCTTATGCTCAGGATCTAAAAGAATGTCAGCTCCTTTTGCACTTCTAGTAACTGAATGTGCTGGTAATTCAACATAAGGCACATTAACTTTTGTATTCGATTTACAATTTTTTTCTATGGTCTCCGATATTTCAATAAAAATTACATCCTTCATGTCATTATCAGCCATGTTCTGTTGCACTTTATCATTACCAAAACTATGTTCTTTTGGATTTTTTTTAGAAATCTGTGCAACTGAAACCAGAGAATCAAAAGACTGTAAGGAGTCAATGTCAGGGATGGACACCTTTCTAGTACAATTTGATTCTGTTAATTTTGTGCTGCTATTCCCATCTTGGTGGTACATTTCTAAAGGTGCTATAGTGTGTGTTGAGGACGTGTGTGATCCTGAAGTATAAGCCGAAGAATATGAGGAATTAGAAGTACTAGTATCTGGGACTTGTTTTGTTCTTCCTAGTACCTCTGGTATGGAGCTATTTGGATCTACCACATTAATGGCTGATGCTCCAATTTGTGAAGAATTGGCTAGATACATGTTGAATAATACTGATGCTGGGGAATTTACTCGAGTATTGCTAAA from the Procambarus clarkii isolate CNS0578487 chromosome 69, FALCON_Pclarkii_2.0, whole genome shotgun sequence genome contains:
- the LOC123772112 gene encoding uncharacterized protein isoform X1 — protein: MDSFVCGTCKGTFHRLEEFTKHKQSHGCQNVLRRAVCQQDTQTVLGAETSICEGRLPIFSPSSQYDNISTISTASVVSVSSFSIAPSCDTSSSVPFSNTRVNSPASVLFNMYLANSSQIGASAINVVDPNSSIPEVLGRTKQVPDTSTSNSSYSSAYTSGSHTSSTHTIAPLEMYHQDGNSSTKLTESNCTRKVSIPDIDSLQSFDSLVSVAQISKKNPKEHSFGNDKVQQNMADNDMKDVIFIEISETIEKNCKSNTKVNVPYVELPAHSVTRSAKGADILLDPEHKIARETTPRLYSNEREVTSLICELNGQDFTETQDCLPEYYANSSMTTTSNLSVIIDGITAQPMETSIPVNYIQSGIEDNARNGKLMGNVDSNYIRVCNSEGRLSSTNSTNSVDNLLCENSDQYTNIENIANNTVNITSNLNAEKTKLSQGSKVLKAVSSSSESNFERRSLSISTQNNFDKSTNGCVLVDDETRVISNNDGILTNTSNTITTSSTDVRDTVTIRSKNKNIANIFESLDSINGNSSGVGTVMAAGANDGTFIVGSNKTVCAANTVADVMFDGETAMEIVPRIMTQADHQAALYSNGGDIDSGNGTTAAAAAAATINMTKVSNGVVSANRIDQNPDSWCNTGGHTSTAVGISGESISTHVEGTTSETDIHKIQQPVSESTILNEGIDFVSNTEVGSGSNDGSDLTYASAPGLYTLLLNADNTFTLVAGGYQGSSGIQGSQVFVCRQCKKFAQSQVEILNHISTCHPGNLDNVNQSVWEFTSLSSCNESADVLNDADQLFRPRLTLSVETTSQGSGNCLEVEGCNGSQMNPEGGCEALVVHKRPNKRKLGRPRKKDMLSTQEHNIEATKENRFKIEGNGIVCLDCRKTFLKQRQFDKHRCCMWQTSLEQLSHTSVERFAVPPPSQGKMKEPILGDSYDDRNFDLHQGNVVEEDMEEEWKGYKYYTTKIKSKPSEGGKRKRGRPPKVDALLCGAKSNEDCFEQSQQERNQATDANDNPTTGDTKFIQVPKLIPSANANSPALSSNAGTDQTVLPNAGGPPLLHSIPTLPLFSNPRQQERLHKWIAQIDLSFVDSIIDRICPDRVPPDKRGMVMYACRECKVLFRTLLSCRRHCAKHMSKKAFSCPDCDFATTHVGALYSHYRNHTQNLYACDKCDFRARIKAHYRDHLETHNPSRHICKLCQRPYSTSNSLKSHIYLAHRNEEGMKYMFCLRRKNQEQNKQGLVYQCPICGKIFGKRLLASKHIANHGFNDSNPPVQYKVCDMEPLRYRTLKKHLQKHKVLYICCVCAEPQFTASCLRKHLKEGVCNVSPDNAYKQSLLCSYTFPETFSRLIANKRLGIGSLLQYLRKHWSDYKFPDTKVHSGLIRQMQDSGYKQIYDLLQDQCHIESNGNGNPNPLDKVMKIVIDTGCSPKNEEPGAKGQHQPSHQNHAQQDTYCHQPERELKSKRSCHVAQCLDPKLKENHQELAMEESDQRVVVISNVGEEHTVVVEEGQMVSDKGNIKNRETVVKWQQRINDRDGESCYST
- the LOC123772112 gene encoding uncharacterized protein isoform X3, whose amino-acid sequence is MDSFVCGTCKGTFHRLEEFTKHKQSHGCQNVLRRAVCQQDTQTVLGAETSICEGRLPIFSPSSQYDNISTISTASVVSVSSFSIAPSCDTSSSVPFSNTRVNSPASVLFNMYLANSSQIGASAINVVDPNSSIPEVLGRTKQVPDTSTSNSSYSSAYTSGSHTSSTHTIAPLEMYHQDGNSSTKLTESNCTRKVSIPDIDSLQSFDSLVSVAQISKKNPKEHSFGNDKVQQNMADNDMKDVIFIEISETIEKNCKSNTKVNVPYVELPAHSVTRSAKGADILLDPEHKIARETTPRLYSNEREVTSLICELNGQDFTETQDCLPEYYANSSMTTTSNLSVIIDGITAQPMETSIPVNYIQSGIEDNARNGKLMGNVDSNYIRVCNSEGRLSSTNSTNSVDNLLCENSDQYTNIENIANNTVNITSNLNAEKTKLSQGSKVLKAVSSSSESNFERRSLSISTQNNFDKSTNGCVLVDDETRVISNNDGILTNTSNTITTSSTDVRDTVTIRSKNKNIANIFESLDSINGNSSGVGTVMAAGANDGTFIVGSNKTVCAANTVADVMFDGETAMEIVPRIMTQADHQAALYSNGGDIDSGNGTTAAAAAAATINMTKVSNGVVSANRIDQNPDSWCNTGGHTSTAVGISGESISTHVEGTTSETDIHKIQQPVSESTILNEGIDFVSNTEVGSGSNDGSDLTYASAPGLYTLLLNADNTFTLVAGGYQGSSGIQGSQVFVCRQCKKFAQSQVEILNHISTCHPGNLDNVNQSVWEFTSLSSCNESADVLNDADQLFRPRLTLSVETTSQGSGNCLEVEGCNGSQMNPEGGCEALVVHKRPNKRKLGRPRKKDMLSTQEHNIEATKENRFKIEGNGIVCLDCRKTFLKQRQFDKHRCCMWQTSLEQLSHTSVERFAVPPPSQGKMKEPILGDSYDDRNFDLHQGNVVEEDMEEEWKGYKYYTTKIKSKPSEGGKRKRGRPPKVDALLCGAKSNEDCFEQSQQERNQATDANDNPTTGDTKFIQVPKLIPSANANSPALSSNAGTDQTVLPNAGGPPLLHSIPTLPLFSNPRQQERLHKWIAQIDLSFVDSIIDRICPDRVPPDKRGMVMYACRECKVLFRTLLSCRRHCAKHMSKKAFSCPDCDFATTHVGALYSHYRNHTQNLYACDKCDFRARIKAHYRDHLETHNPSRHICKLCQRPYSTSNSLKSHIYLAHRNEEGMKYMFCLRRKNQEQNKQGLVYQCPICGKIFGKRLLASKHIANHGFNDSNPPVQYKVCDMEPLRYRTLKKHLQKHKVLYICCVCAEPQFTASCLRKHLKEGVCNVSPDNAYKQSLLCSYTFPETFSRLIANKRLGIGSLLQYLRKHWSDYKFPDTKVHSGLIRQMQDSGYKQIYDLLQDQCHIESNGNGNPNPLDKVMKIVIDTGCSPKNEEILYMM
- the LOC123772112 gene encoding uncharacterized protein isoform X2, whose translation is MDSFVCGTCKGTFHRLEEFTKHKQSHGCQNVLRRAVCQQDTQTVLGAETSICEGRLPIFSPSSQYDNISTISTASVVSVSSFSIAPSCDTSSSVPFSNTRVNSPASVLFNMYLANSSQIGASAINVVDPNSSIPEVLGRTKQVPDTSTSNSSYSSAYTSGSHTSSTHTIAPLEMYHQDGNSSTKLTESNCTRKVSIPDIDSLQSFDSLVSVAQISKKNPKEHSFGNDKVQQNMADNDMKDVIFIEISETIEKNCKSNTKVNVPYVELPAHSVTRSAKGADILLDPEHKIARETTPRLYSNEREVTSLICELNGQDFTETQDCLPEYYANSSMTTTSNLSVIIDGITAQPMETSIPVNYIQSGIEDNARNGKLMGNVDSNYIRVCNSEGRLSSTNSTNSVDNLLCENSDQYTNIENIANNTVNITSNLNAEKTKLSQGSKVLKAVSSSSESNFERRSLSISTQNNFDKSTNGCVLVDDETRVISNNDGILTNTSNTITTSSTDVRDTVTIRSKNKNIANIFESLDSINGNSSGVGTVMAAGANDGTFIVGSNKTVCAANTVADVMFDGETAMEIVPRIMTQADHQAALYSNGGDIDSGNGTTAAAAAAATINMTKVSNGVVSANRIDQNPDSWCNTGGHTSTAVGISGESISTHVEGTTSETDIHKIQQPVSESTILNEGIDFVSNTEVGSGSNDGSDLTYASAPGLYTLLLNADNTFTLVAGGYQGSSGIQGSQVFVCRQCKKFAQSQVEILNHISTCHPGNLDNVNQSVWEFTSLSSCNESADVLNDADQLFRPRLTLSVETTSQGSGNCLEVEGCNGSQMNPEGGCEALVVHKRPNKRKLGRPRKKDMLSTQEHNIEATKENRFKIEGNGIVCLDCRKTFLKQRQFDKHRCCMWQTSLEQLSHTSVERFAVPPPSQGKMKEPILGDSYDDRNFDLHQGNVVEEDMEEEWKGYKYYTTKIKSKPSEGGKRKRGRPPKVDALLCGAKSNEDCFEQSQQERNQATDANDNPTTGDTKFIQVPKLIPSANANSPALSSNAGTDQTVLPNAGGPPLLHSIPTLPLFSNPRQQERLHKWIAQIDLSFVDSIIDRICPDRVPPDKRGMVMYACRECKVLFRTLLSCRRHCAKHMSKKAFSCPDCDFATTHVGALYSHYRNHTQNLYACDKCDFRARIKAHYRDHLETHNPSRHICKLCQRPYSTSNSLKSHIYLAHRNEEGMKYMFCLRRKNQEQNKQGLVYQCPICGKIFGKRLLASKHIANHGFNDSNPPVQYKVCDMEPLRYRTLKKHLQKHKVLYICCVCAEPQFTASCLRKHLKEGVCNVSPDNAYKQSLLCSYTFPETFSRLIANKRLGIGSLLQYLRKHWSDYKFPDTKVHSGLIRQMQDSGYKQIYDLLQDQCHIESNGNGNPNPLDKVMKIVIDTGCSPKNEEPGAKGQHQPSHQNHAQQDTYCHQPERELKSKRSCHVAQCLDPKLKENHQELAMEESDQRVVVISNVGEEHTVVVEEGQMVLMDEERFVIIHENIEGKQQEANQVSG